In the genome of Nitrospira japonica, one region contains:
- a CDS encoding YybH family protein, with protein sequence MVHRTAWALTIGAILVHSSGRHAAAEEHSPEAAIRAMVRANAEKDMAALSRLMAHDSDIISYTIGGRKYVGWPDIERDMLEEFGSAAELDLPIRELKVWTKGDLAWYTMELDYIRTVVQDQKSQRALLPLRETGVLERRDGQWVLLSWHESFRNSGGAVQLADETSHDASVRPTVVSQNGETDLSGEWTILEVEDNKTYKATLDKAGNGPYSQQGGRFITTKLEDRAWHGTWHQTGNDREGGFEVLLSEDGAQAKGVWWYTRVGDKKNIPPRQWGGTYIWKRIAPAPPIGEPAPGVTK encoded by the coding sequence GTGGTTCATCGAACGGCATGGGCTCTGACCATTGGCGCAATTCTCGTACACTCATCCGGACGGCACGCGGCCGCCGAAGAGCACAGCCCCGAGGCCGCGATCCGGGCGATGGTTCGCGCCAACGCTGAGAAGGACATGGCCGCCCTGTCGCGACTGATGGCCCACGACTCCGATATCATCAGCTACACCATCGGAGGAAGAAAATACGTCGGCTGGCCCGACATCGAACGCGACATGCTCGAGGAGTTCGGCTCGGCCGCCGAACTCGATCTTCCGATTCGGGAACTGAAGGTCTGGACCAAGGGAGACCTTGCCTGGTACACGATGGAACTGGATTACATCCGCACCGTCGTTCAGGACCAGAAATCACAGCGGGCCTTGCTGCCGCTTCGGGAAACCGGTGTACTGGAACGCCGCGACGGGCAATGGGTGCTCTTGTCCTGGCACGAATCGTTCCGGAATTCCGGCGGTGCCGTTCAGCTGGCCGACGAAACCTCACATGATGCTTCCGTGCGGCCCACCGTCGTCTCACAAAACGGAGAAACGGACCTGAGCGGTGAATGGACTATTCTCGAAGTCGAAGACAACAAGACCTACAAGGCGACCCTGGACAAGGCCGGCAATGGGCCGTACAGCCAGCAAGGAGGCCGCTTCATCACGACGAAGCTTGAGGATCGGGCCTGGCACGGCACATGGCATCAGACGGGAAACGACCGTGAAGGGGGCTTCGAGGTCTTATTGTCCGAGGATGGCGCGCAAGCCAAGGGTGTCTGGTGGTATACACGCGTAGGTGACAAGAAGAATATCCCTCCCCGGCAATGGGGCGGTACATATATATGGAAGCGGATCGCACCGGCCCCGCCGATCGGTGAACCAGCGCCGGGTGTGACCAAATAG
- a CDS encoding DUF507 family protein yields the protein MLSDDKVNHLSHVILQAVKKSSLAAVTADDGRLLKQIKRTLAAELEAEEEIDRKIRAKLTSYSRGIVEGSPEWDVLYRKTFEEETKKYAKG from the coding sequence ATGTTGAGCGACGACAAGGTCAACCATCTTTCGCACGTGATTCTGCAAGCCGTCAAGAAGAGCTCTTTGGCCGCCGTGACGGCCGACGACGGACGGCTGTTGAAGCAGATCAAGCGGACGCTGGCCGCCGAACTGGAAGCCGAGGAAGAAATCGATCGGAAGATACGGGCCAAGCTGACGTCGTATTCCAGGGGCATCGTCGAGGGCAGTCCGGAGTGGGACGTGCTCTATCGAAAGACCTTTGAGGAAGAAACCAAGAAATATGCAAAGGGATGA
- a CDS encoding cyclophilin-like fold protein: MTSEPPKKIRITVGPVQVEAELKSTRTAREVYAALPVEAPVNVWGEEFYFKLGGVKDHRETATTQVKVGDVAFWGAGQVLAVFFGRTPMSMGSDPVPADRVNVIGRIVGDATVLRRVMEDARTIRVEQL, from the coding sequence ATGACCTCTGAACCACCGAAGAAAATTCGCATCACCGTCGGACCGGTCCAGGTCGAGGCGGAGCTAAAATCCACCAGAACGGCCCGGGAAGTCTACGCAGCTTTACCGGTCGAAGCGCCCGTCAATGTCTGGGGGGAGGAGTTTTACTTCAAGCTGGGGGGCGTCAAGGATCACCGAGAGACCGCGACGACGCAAGTCAAGGTAGGCGACGTCGCGTTCTGGGGAGCGGGGCAGGTACTGGCGGTATTTTTCGGCCGAACGCCGATGAGTATGGGATCGGACCCCGTTCCGGCTGACAGAGTCAATGTTATCGGCCGGATCGTCGGGGATGCGACGGTGCTGCGGCGCGTCATGGAAGACGCTCGGACCATCAGAGTGGAGCAACTGTAG
- a CDS encoding DUF507 family protein — protein sequence MRLSKERIRHMAEALAVRLETEGDVTLNAPRKSFAQALETVITDELSIEDRLNTEVRQMLKAHEQEIERGRVDYQKMFMMLKQKLARERGLIL from the coding sequence ATGCGTCTGTCGAAGGAGCGAATCAGGCATATGGCCGAAGCGTTGGCGGTTCGGCTCGAAACCGAGGGCGATGTCACGCTCAATGCGCCTCGGAAATCGTTTGCTCAGGCGCTTGAGACGGTCATCACCGACGAATTGTCGATTGAAGATCGGTTGAATACCGAGGTTCGGCAGATGCTGAAGGCCCATGAACAGGAAATCGAGCGAGGCCGCGTGGACTACCAGAAGATGTTCATGATGCTCAAGCAAAAGCTGGCTCGGGAGCGCGGCCTCATCCTGTAA
- a CDS encoding PilZ domain-containing protein: protein MAQRMPVSILIVNSHPQEIKLITVGFRGFFSDCRVDIAYSAQEARALSRAYAVEWTLILIDEGCLSEHDQGLIEDLKRQADHASVILQSNQPDTAVAAHAMRTGADFLLSKQSPAFLAELLFCARQALEKQELRAAAARAESRYQHLLASIPDIFYELNADGHFVSLGPNVSLLLGYAPEELVGAPYTTVFSPKDHAAAAFRFNERRSGSRNTRGIELTFRGKPSTDQPDKAVPAEVRARGLYDPHRRFLGTIGVIRNLSSDALGRTPARSSVAAPTGGHLTRTVIDQFITLSEEIARPLETLRREAQALLDTMRAVNLEDKLAAIVEQSIVADTLRERFVGLMHATADQAAAERTINDLIDEAMASLSVHSTWPFPVTTDYASRLPLFSGDRAQAIECMRQLLLAMRTMLTAVGRQHSLRIRTAPAGREADAAGAVLFPLPPPSEIEIECLESDISSVDRVGRALPPDTSNIVDWPGLYTLASALNGRLDFSLPASGPLRAVLRLPVIPDTPVTETVEAVPATPLKIEETRPSPPPQTPTHFPSAPHQGDARDRRGASRVTTILPSRVTIGSAVWHGTLVNLGQGGACITLAQDFPAFDQQTVRAVLRTSVGALELTAAAVPRQTIDTPKPQGAQPVRLILVFDTPSDSDSSVLGSFVEAAREQSLSFSLDVHITSTAADRAPSAPYGDDRRETVRVPLALPARLEAEPQNGQDRLIARVTDISRQGACLIVNAGHDRLRDLMLLHFASGKLSAHSGLHEPGTPDFSLPVRVVWSVPETAASSELRLAQAAPAVRVGVSFLPLSPYAERELARLVRQHLWAPTSMKVHGETSVLSIQRECRTARGQTIVIVDDHLGRPMAPDTPVLIIAPGYGQTSRDYAGLSYFLLSHGLRVLRYDHSNHLGLSDGEPQNTTLRGMQADLAKVVEFVQHTWPSARVVVLASDLSARAALKMTVQTHPLDLLMLLNPVVDVGSALMAVHGHDLIADYRYGLRRGITNVLGLNVNLDQFVADTIAGRMTDLGSTLEDIRLLHSPLAIVTGPRNETSPLPPSDLPHDFLSALSSQTMIISIPSSIAGRFHVDETESSAFRKILDHITVALSWQPNSTELRPAASEMLARQLCLELEQTRLHRNLSQINRDALELAHLQQLPHLATLHEYRKLLDDLHAFLTPLSLETIVVDAGIGQSDMTRTILVNHSYWTRQRGQSPEQAPLLIGLGRSADPLRQVQDHTDILQRELAGGRTGGLTSIPAMRCAWVRTEWAQTLPFRSRSLHRIICNLSLSFVNSPQATLREWVRILHPQGRLVFTVFHADTDLSTLYRRHLRMANVDEFGPQPQGVLHYLGRLHEAIRHGILHTFDHHALASLLRQSGAHPFRINTVFNGHALVAVVGKRISSSSF from the coding sequence ATGGCGCAGCGCATGCCGGTTTCGATCCTGATCGTCAACAGTCATCCCCAAGAGATCAAGCTCATCACAGTCGGTTTCCGAGGATTTTTTTCGGATTGCCGCGTCGACATCGCCTATTCCGCGCAAGAAGCCAGGGCCCTCTCCCGCGCATACGCCGTGGAATGGACACTGATCCTCATCGACGAGGGGTGTCTGTCCGAACATGATCAGGGACTGATCGAAGACCTCAAGCGCCAGGCCGACCACGCGTCGGTGATCCTGCAAAGCAATCAACCCGATACTGCCGTGGCCGCCCATGCCATGCGGACCGGCGCGGACTTTCTATTGTCCAAGCAATCTCCCGCGTTTCTCGCCGAGCTTCTTTTCTGCGCCAGGCAAGCACTGGAAAAACAGGAGCTCAGAGCCGCGGCGGCGCGAGCCGAGTCGCGCTATCAGCATCTCCTCGCCTCGATACCGGATATTTTCTATGAACTGAATGCCGATGGCCACTTCGTATCGCTTGGACCGAACGTCTCACTGTTACTCGGCTATGCACCCGAGGAGCTGGTCGGCGCACCCTACACAACGGTGTTCTCTCCGAAAGACCATGCGGCGGCGGCGTTTCGGTTCAACGAACGGCGTTCCGGCTCTCGAAACACTCGAGGCATCGAGCTGACCTTCCGCGGAAAACCCTCGACGGACCAGCCGGACAAGGCCGTGCCGGCGGAAGTGCGTGCCCGCGGATTGTACGATCCGCACCGACGCTTCTTGGGCACCATCGGGGTGATTCGAAACCTGTCCTCCGACGCGCTGGGACGGACGCCGGCTCGAAGCTCGGTGGCAGCGCCCACGGGAGGTCACCTCACTCGAACCGTCATCGACCAGTTCATCACGCTGTCCGAGGAGATCGCCCGCCCGTTGGAGACTCTGCGTCGGGAAGCACAGGCCCTGCTGGACACCATGCGCGCCGTCAACTTGGAAGACAAACTCGCCGCCATCGTCGAACAATCGATTGTCGCCGACACCCTGCGAGAGCGGTTCGTCGGATTGATGCACGCCACGGCCGACCAGGCCGCAGCCGAACGCACGATCAACGACCTGATCGACGAAGCGATGGCATCCTTGTCCGTTCACAGTACGTGGCCCTTCCCCGTCACAACTGACTATGCGTCCCGGTTGCCGCTGTTTTCGGGAGACCGTGCGCAAGCCATTGAGTGCATGCGTCAACTGCTCTTGGCCATGCGAACTATGTTGACCGCCGTCGGGAGACAGCACTCTCTGCGTATCCGGACGGCCCCGGCGGGTCGGGAGGCGGACGCAGCCGGTGCTGTCCTATTCCCTTTGCCGCCGCCGAGCGAAATCGAGATCGAATGTCTGGAGTCTGACATCTCGTCTGTGGACCGTGTGGGCAGAGCGTTACCGCCGGACACATCGAACATCGTGGACTGGCCGGGACTCTACACCCTGGCTTCTGCATTGAACGGCCGGTTGGATTTCTCCCTTCCCGCGTCGGGGCCGCTTCGTGCTGTCCTGCGGCTTCCCGTCATCCCGGACACTCCGGTGACGGAAACCGTCGAGGCCGTTCCGGCCACGCCCTTGAAAATCGAGGAGACCCGACCCTCCCCGCCTCCGCAGACCCCGACGCACTTCCCTTCGGCGCCTCACCAGGGCGATGCACGAGATCGCAGAGGCGCTTCACGTGTCACCACCATACTGCCCTCTCGCGTGACCATCGGATCTGCGGTTTGGCACGGCACTCTCGTCAACCTGGGTCAGGGGGGTGCCTGTATCACTCTGGCCCAGGACTTTCCGGCCTTCGATCAGCAAACGGTTCGAGCCGTACTGCGAACCTCGGTCGGCGCATTGGAACTGACCGCCGCCGCCGTCCCCCGGCAGACTATCGATACGCCGAAACCCCAGGGAGCACAGCCCGTTCGCCTGATTCTCGTCTTCGACACTCCGAGCGATTCCGACTCTTCCGTTCTTGGGTCCTTCGTCGAAGCCGCGCGGGAACAATCGCTGAGCTTTTCCCTCGATGTCCATATCACGTCGACGGCGGCGGATCGCGCACCATCCGCGCCCTATGGCGATGACCGGCGGGAAACCGTACGGGTTCCGTTGGCTCTTCCCGCTCGACTGGAGGCGGAACCGCAGAACGGCCAGGACCGTTTGATCGCACGGGTAACGGACATCAGCCGGCAGGGAGCGTGCCTGATCGTCAACGCCGGCCACGACCGCCTCCGTGACCTCATGCTGCTCCACTTCGCTTCGGGAAAACTCTCCGCCCATTCGGGCCTTCACGAACCTGGAACCCCCGACTTCTCGCTGCCGGTCAGGGTCGTCTGGTCAGTTCCCGAGACGGCCGCTTCGAGCGAGCTTCGACTGGCCCAAGCCGCTCCCGCCGTGCGTGTCGGCGTCAGCTTCCTGCCGCTCAGTCCCTATGCCGAGCGCGAATTGGCTCGTCTCGTTCGGCAACACCTTTGGGCACCCACCAGCATGAAAGTGCACGGGGAGACATCGGTCCTCAGCATCCAACGGGAATGCCGGACCGCGCGGGGACAAACCATCGTCATCGTCGACGATCATCTCGGACGGCCGATGGCGCCGGACACGCCGGTACTGATCATCGCACCGGGCTACGGTCAAACGTCCCGCGACTACGCCGGGCTGTCGTATTTTTTGCTGAGCCATGGACTTCGAGTACTGCGTTACGATCATTCCAATCACCTCGGCCTGAGCGACGGGGAACCGCAAAACACGACGCTGCGGGGCATGCAAGCAGACCTTGCCAAAGTCGTCGAGTTTGTCCAGCACACCTGGCCGTCGGCCCGCGTCGTGGTCTTGGCCAGCGATCTGAGTGCGCGGGCCGCGTTAAAGATGACGGTTCAGACGCATCCGCTCGACCTGTTGATGCTGCTGAATCCCGTCGTCGACGTCGGATCCGCGTTGATGGCCGTCCATGGACACGATCTGATTGCGGATTATCGCTACGGATTGCGGCGCGGAATCACAAACGTACTAGGCCTCAACGTCAATCTTGACCAGTTCGTCGCCGACACCATAGCCGGCCGCATGACGGACCTCGGATCCACCCTGGAGGACATCCGGCTCCTGCATTCACCGCTCGCGATCGTCACCGGCCCCCGGAATGAAACGAGCCCGCTTCCTCCCTCGGATCTGCCGCATGACTTTCTCAGCGCGCTCAGCAGCCAGACCATGATCATCAGCATTCCCTCTTCCATCGCGGGCCGGTTCCATGTCGATGAGACGGAATCCTCGGCATTCCGGAAGATTCTCGACCACATCACGGTCGCACTGTCGTGGCAGCCGAACTCCACCGAACTGCGTCCGGCGGCCTCTGAGATGCTCGCGCGCCAGCTCTGTTTGGAGTTGGAGCAGACGCGCCTCCATCGCAATTTATCCCAAATCAACCGCGACGCACTGGAACTGGCCCATCTACAACAACTCCCTCACTTGGCCACCCTTCACGAATACCGAAAGCTCCTGGACGATCTGCATGCCTTTCTGACCCCGCTGTCCCTGGAAACGATCGTCGTGGATGCCGGTATTGGACAGAGCGACATGACCCGGACAATATTGGTCAACCATTCCTATTGGACGAGACAGCGGGGACAGTCGCCGGAACAGGCCCCGCTCCTCATCGGACTGGGACGTTCGGCGGATCCATTACGGCAGGTGCAGGACCACACGGATATCCTTCAGCGCGAACTTGCCGGCGGGCGAACCGGCGGCCTCACGTCGATTCCCGCCATGAGATGCGCCTGGGTGCGAACGGAGTGGGCGCAGACGCTTCCGTTCCGTTCCCGATCTCTGCATCGAATCATCTGCAATCTCTCGCTGTCTTTCGTCAACTCCCCGCAAGCCACGCTTCGCGAATGGGTCAGGATCCTCCATCCGCAAGGGCGTCTCGTCTTCACCGTGTTTCATGCCGACACGGATCTTTCCACCCTCTACCGACGACATCTCCGGATGGCCAATGTGGATGAATTCGGCCCCCAGCCTCAAGGGGTTCTCCACTATCTCGGACGGCTGCACGAAGCCATCCGCCATGGGATCCTCCATACCTTCGATCACCACGCGCTGGCCTCCTTGCTCCGTCAGTCCGGCGCCCATCCGTTTCGCATCAACACCGTCTTTAATGGTCACGCTCTGGTCGCCGTCGTTGGGAAACGGATTTCCTCTAGCTCGTTTTAA
- a CDS encoding Stp1/IreP family PP2C-type Ser/Thr phosphatase produces MTPPDRWFGAGRTETGYVRTTNQDAFAVLNDRMVWVVADGMGGHPAGDVAARMAVASILQAAESSLLSEHRTTDDSCRMLSEWLIAANREIHEQAQAQPGLTGMGTTIVTMTITGVPTPVVSIAHLGDSRAYLYRAGTLRQLTRDHTLIEKYLRSGLIDEAQSKIHPERHVLTQAVGIERHVTPTTTTIPLQPEDRLLLCTDGLTKMLDDREIAARLSDAEADPSRLRDALIDQALDRGGEDNVTVIVCMRVEATGGHRAIDNTVSGM; encoded by the coding sequence ATGACGCCGCCGGATCGCTGGTTCGGCGCGGGCCGCACCGAAACGGGATACGTTCGCACGACCAATCAGGATGCGTTCGCCGTCCTGAACGACCGCATGGTCTGGGTTGTTGCCGACGGGATGGGGGGACATCCGGCGGGTGACGTGGCGGCACGCATGGCCGTCGCCTCCATTCTGCAAGCCGCCGAATCCTCCCTGCTCTCCGAACATCGCACGACCGACGATTCTTGCCGAATGCTGAGCGAATGGCTCATCGCCGCCAACCGGGAGATTCACGAGCAGGCCCAGGCGCAGCCCGGACTGACCGGCATGGGCACCACGATCGTGACGATGACGATCACCGGCGTTCCGACGCCGGTCGTCTCCATCGCGCATCTCGGCGACAGCCGTGCCTACCTTTACCGGGCCGGAACGCTACGCCAGTTGACGCGCGACCATACGTTGATCGAGAAATACCTTCGGAGCGGGCTGATCGACGAAGCTCAGAGCAAGATCCATCCTGAACGGCACGTCCTCACCCAAGCCGTCGGTATCGAACGGCACGTCACGCCGACCACGACGACGATCCCGCTCCAGCCTGAGGACCGGCTGCTGCTCTGTACGGACGGCCTCACCAAAATGCTGGACGACCGTGAGATTGCTGCGCGTCTCTCCGACGCCGAAGCCGATCCTTCCCGGCTCCGCGACGCCCTCATCGACCAGGCGCTTGACCGGGGAGGTGAGGACAACGTGACAGTCATCGTCTGTATGCGTGTAGAGGCCACCGGCGGTCACCGAGCCATTGACAACACCGTATCGGGCATGTAG
- a CDS encoding DUF423 domain-containing protein, with product MMSMISGARPSPFLLFGSVAAGLAVAAGAFGSHLLKSLLDAPMLTAFETAVRYHMYHALALCMLGWAGRQKHAKYCSAAGWCFVAGIVLFSGSLYGMALTGARWLGALTPVGGTAFLVGWSLLARHAWHEIMRPSGEG from the coding sequence ATGATGTCCATGATTTCAGGGGCCAGGCCGTCGCCGTTCTTGTTGTTCGGAAGCGTCGCCGCGGGACTGGCGGTCGCGGCCGGCGCGTTCGGATCCCATCTGTTGAAGAGTCTGTTGGACGCTCCCATGCTGACCGCCTTCGAAACGGCCGTTCGGTATCACATGTACCATGCGCTGGCACTGTGCATGCTTGGATGGGCCGGCCGGCAGAAACACGCGAAATATTGCTCCGCCGCCGGCTGGTGTTTCGTCGCCGGAATCGTACTGTTCTCAGGGAGTTTGTACGGTATGGCGCTGACGGGTGCTCGCTGGCTCGGTGCGCTGACCCCTGTGGGCGGGACGGCGTTTCTTGTCGGCTGGAGCTTGTTGGCCCGGCATGCGTGGCACGAAATCATGCGGCCCTCCGGAGAAGGCTAG
- a CDS encoding dienelactone hydrolase family protein, whose translation MTTSASAPFTLQQIGTGTARFPSGVAIPTSTDASVDPYIRTRTTKDVQVECILFWPQEKGTYPGIVLLHEWWGLNSQIKDLGAQLACEGYGVIIPNLYGRLGGTVTASAEVADALMGKLNDSLILQDVNSCCEYLNTRDYIKRNIHGVVGFGMGGTFAIRFAGQRKRLRAAVSYYGRIPATDSALKDLYCPLLYHRGDKDTWVSQQDVDRLTASAQEHGKRVQVRTYPGAGHAFSNETRPDGYRPDATAEAWSTTTSFLKTCFQGT comes from the coding sequence GTGACGACATCAGCATCAGCCCCGTTTACCCTGCAACAAATCGGAACCGGCACCGCCAGATTTCCGAGCGGAGTGGCCATTCCGACCTCCACGGACGCATCGGTCGATCCCTACATCCGCACCAGGACGACTAAAGATGTGCAAGTCGAATGCATCCTGTTCTGGCCTCAGGAGAAAGGGACCTATCCGGGGATAGTACTGCTCCACGAATGGTGGGGCCTGAATTCCCAGATCAAGGACCTGGGGGCCCAGCTCGCCTGCGAAGGGTACGGCGTCATCATTCCGAACCTCTACGGCCGTCTGGGAGGCACGGTGACCGCAAGTGCGGAGGTCGCCGACGCCCTCATGGGGAAATTGAATGATTCGTTAATTCTGCAGGACGTCAATTCCTGTTGTGAATATTTGAACACGCGAGACTACATCAAGCGGAATATCCACGGCGTCGTAGGATTCGGAATGGGCGGGACCTTTGCAATCCGATTCGCCGGTCAGAGAAAGCGGCTCCGGGCCGCCGTCTCTTATTATGGACGTATCCCGGCAACGGATTCGGCGTTGAAGGATCTATATTGTCCTCTTCTCTACCATCGAGGGGACAAGGATACCTGGGTATCCCAACAGGATGTAGACCGGCTCACCGCCTCCGCGCAGGAGCACGGAAAGCGCGTCCAAGTCCGAACCTATCCCGGTGCGGGCCACGCTTTCAGTAATGAGACTCGTCCGGACGGCTATCGCCCAGACGCCACCGCCGAGGCTTGGAGCACCACCACCTCATTCTTGAAAACCTGTTTCCAAGGGACATAG
- a CDS encoding ribonuclease H-like domain-containing protein: protein MLTSTFVLLKGVGPGTERRFWQDGIGDWSEFLKRPTVSGISQARKAWYDRDLAEAVSRLEAGRADFFATALKRRDHWRLFETFRHRTLYLDIETTGLPHGLGHVTVVGLYRNGRMSSLVHGDNLTEDRLHDELSQTDLLVTFFGSGFDIPYLQATFPRLDFRKPHFDLCPAARRLGLRGGLKSIEREVQIHRDDDLAGLDGWDAVRLWQHWRAGSESALDLLLKYNAADTQNLEQLAHWVFEGLAARYGPGSVAEIRRSGSMNGIERS, encoded by the coding sequence ATGCTCACCTCGACGTTCGTGTTGCTCAAAGGCGTGGGACCAGGCACCGAACGGCGGTTCTGGCAGGACGGAATCGGCGATTGGTCCGAGTTCTTGAAGCGGCCGACGGTCTCCGGTATCTCACAGGCAAGGAAGGCCTGGTACGATCGGGACCTTGCCGAGGCCGTGTCGCGCCTGGAAGCGGGGCGAGCGGATTTCTTCGCCACCGCCCTGAAACGTCGCGATCACTGGCGCCTGTTCGAGACCTTTCGGCACCGGACCCTCTATCTCGACATCGAAACCACCGGATTGCCGCATGGCCTCGGACATGTCACCGTCGTCGGACTCTACCGCAATGGTCGGATGAGCAGCCTCGTGCATGGCGACAACCTCACGGAAGATCGCCTGCATGACGAACTGTCCCAGACCGACCTACTGGTCACGTTTTTCGGCAGCGGCTTCGACATTCCTTACCTGCAGGCGACCTTTCCGAGACTGGACTTCCGCAAGCCTCACTTCGATCTCTGTCCGGCTGCCCGGAGGCTGGGATTGCGCGGAGGACTCAAGAGCATCGAACGGGAAGTCCAGATTCACCGAGACGACGATCTCGCGGGATTGGATGGCTGGGATGCCGTCCGGCTGTGGCAGCACTGGCGGGCCGGCAGCGAGTCGGCCCTGGACCTCCTGTTGAAATACAACGCCGCCGACACTCAAAACCTGGAGCAACTGGCCCACTGGGTCTTCGAGGGTTTGGCCGCCCGTTATGGACCGGGCTCGGTTGCTGAGATCCGCCGGTCCGGCTCGATGAACGGAATAGAACGCTCATGA
- the bcp gene encoding thioredoxin-dependent thiol peroxidase gives MGSTLEIGDKAPEFALPDQHGKTVSLKNFKGKQIVLYFYPKDDTPGCTKESCDFRDVESQIVRAGAVIVGVSMDGQDSHQKFIKKYGLPFPLLSDEDASISKSYGVYKEKNMYGRKSWGIERSTFVIDPAGTLKAVFRKVKVDGHADEVLTALKS, from the coding sequence ATGGGGAGTACATTGGAAATCGGGGACAAGGCGCCGGAATTTGCTCTGCCGGACCAGCACGGCAAGACGGTCTCGCTGAAAAATTTCAAGGGAAAGCAAATCGTTCTGTATTTCTATCCGAAGGATGACACGCCAGGATGCACCAAGGAGTCGTGCGATTTTCGCGACGTCGAATCGCAGATCGTTCGGGCCGGGGCGGTGATCGTCGGCGTGAGCATGGATGGGCAGGATTCTCATCAGAAATTCATCAAGAAGTACGGGTTGCCGTTTCCGTTGCTCAGCGATGAAGACGCGTCGATCTCGAAAAGCTACGGCGTATATAAGGAAAAGAACATGTACGGCCGGAAGTCTTGGGGGATCGAGCGGAGTACCTTCGTGATCGATCCCGCCGGCACGCTCAAAGCCGTCTTCCGGAAGGTCAAGGTGGACGGTCACGCGGACGAGGTCCTGACGGCGCTCAAATCCTGA
- a CDS encoding tetratricopeptide repeat protein, with the protein MEPKYRTHVLMVVFSVLALVGMIACSKQKPKPLVPLTLETGAPAQAVSLTEQGIQAYHGRQFEEAKGYFTQAVAAAPQSGPAHYNYALALYSLGDAEEARKHFMEAANLAPGDKVIWDSPALHQFGNPESPKAMKEHQTTTSRPTFGGGPR; encoded by the coding sequence ATGGAACCGAAATACAGAACCCACGTGCTGATGGTTGTTTTCAGCGTGCTGGCATTGGTCGGAATGATCGCCTGCTCGAAGCAGAAGCCCAAACCACTGGTTCCGTTGACGTTGGAAACCGGGGCGCCGGCGCAGGCCGTCTCGCTGACCGAGCAGGGCATCCAAGCTTATCATGGGAGACAATTCGAGGAGGCGAAGGGATATTTCACGCAGGCGGTCGCGGCGGCGCCGCAATCCGGCCCTGCGCACTACAACTATGCGCTGGCGCTCTATTCGCTGGGGGACGCGGAAGAGGCCAGGAAGCATTTCATGGAGGCGGCGAACCTGGCCCCGGGTGACAAAGTGATCTGGGATTCGCCGGCGCTGCATCAGTTTGGAAATCCCGAATCGCCGAAAGCGATGAAGGAGCATCAGACCACGACGAGTCGGCCCACCTTCGGCGGCGGACCGCGCTAG